A part of Paraliobacillus zengyii genomic DNA contains:
- the pyrR gene encoding bifunctional pyr operon transcriptional regulator/uracil phosphoribosyltransferase PyrR produces the protein MKQKAVVLDQSAINRALTRIAHEILERNKGVDNLMLVGIKTRGGPLADRLRAKIAEIEGIEIPIGEIDITLYRDDLSHVSANEEPIIHDTDFQTQITDKKLIVVDDVLYTGRTVRAAMDAIMDQGRPSQIQLAVLIDRGHRELPIRADYIGKNIPTSQDEVIVVALDETDKEEKVSIYESE, from the coding sequence ATAAAACAAAAAGCAGTAGTCTTGGATCAGTCAGCAATAAATCGCGCACTTACTAGAATTGCCCATGAAATTTTGGAAAGAAACAAGGGTGTCGATAATTTAATGCTTGTCGGGATTAAAACCAGAGGTGGTCCATTAGCTGATCGATTGCGGGCAAAGATTGCTGAAATTGAAGGGATCGAGATACCGATTGGTGAGATTGATATTACGCTTTATCGAGATGATCTAAGTCATGTTTCTGCTAATGAAGAACCGATAATTCATGATACTGATTTTCAAACCCAAATAACAGATAAAAAGCTAATCGTAGTTGATGATGTATTATATACAGGTAGAACTGTGCGGGCGGCAATGGATGCGATAATGGATCAAGGTCGACCATCCCAAATTCAATTGGCAGTTTTAATTGATCGTGGTCACCGAGAATTGCCAATCAGAGCTGATTATATTGGGAAGAACATTCCAACATCACAAGATGAAGTGATTGTAGTTGCATTAGATGAAACAGATAAAGAAGAAAAGGTTAGTATATACGAAAGTGAATAA
- a CDS encoding carbamoyl phosphate synthase small subunit yields MLNRKLVLEDGTIFTGKAFGSLNKSVGEVVFNTGMTGYQEIFSDPSYCGQIVTMTYPLIGNYGVNRDDFETINPSIHGLVVKEMCEMPSNFRSEESLDSYLKAKDIPAISGIDTRKLTKIIRKHGTMKAILTEASLEVSEKDELAALSNATFMRDQVERVSTVKPYVVPGRGYRIVLVDFGMKHGILRELTKRMCHITVVPYHYSAEEILRLKPDGIMLTNGPGDPKDVPEAIEMIATIINQVPIFGICLGHQLLALACGADTEKMTFGHRGSNHPVKDLEEDRTYITSQNHGYAVTADSLVGTDLVLTQIALNDSSVEGIRHQAFPAFSVQYHPESSPGPEDTSHLFDAFLTEINTHQNTVKEALACQNVQI; encoded by the coding sequence ATGTTAAACCGTAAGCTTGTACTAGAAGACGGAACGATATTTACTGGGAAAGCATTTGGTAGTTTAAATAAAAGTGTTGGTGAAGTTGTCTTTAATACAGGGATGACGGGTTATCAAGAAATATTTTCAGATCCTTCTTATTGTGGACAAATTGTAACGATGACCTATCCGTTAATTGGAAATTATGGTGTCAATCGGGATGACTTTGAGACGATCAATCCATCTATTCATGGATTGGTAGTAAAAGAAATGTGTGAAATGCCGTCTAATTTTAGAAGTGAAGAATCATTAGATAGTTATTTAAAAGCAAAAGATATACCGGCTATTTCCGGAATAGATACACGAAAATTAACCAAAATCATTCGTAAGCATGGAACGATGAAAGCCATTTTGACAGAAGCATCGTTGGAGGTCAGTGAGAAGGATGAATTAGCAGCATTATCAAATGCAACATTCATGCGAGATCAAGTCGAGCGTGTTTCGACAGTTAAGCCTTATGTCGTACCAGGAAGAGGATACCGGATAGTTCTAGTGGACTTTGGGATGAAGCATGGCATTTTACGTGAATTAACAAAGAGAATGTGCCATATTACAGTTGTGCCGTACCACTATTCAGCAGAAGAAATCTTACGGTTAAAGCCAGATGGAATTATGCTTACGAACGGACCTGGAGATCCCAAAGATGTACCAGAAGCAATTGAAATGATTGCTACTATTATCAACCAAGTTCCTATTTTTGGAATTTGTCTAGGTCATCAACTATTAGCTTTAGCATGTGGAGCCGATACGGAAAAAATGACGTTTGGCCATCGGGGATCAAATCATCCAGTAAAAGATCTAGAAGAGGATAGAACTTATATTACATCACAAAATCATGGGTATGCTGTAACAGCAGATTCACTGGTAGGAACTGACTTAGTCTTAACGCAAATTGCATTAAATGACAGTTCTGTTGAAGGAATTCGTCACCAAGCGTTCCCAGCCTTTTCCGTACAGTACCATCCGGAAAGTTCACCAGGTCCAGAAGATACGAGTCATTTATTTGATGCTTTTTTAACTGAAATAAACACACACCAGAATACAGTCAAGGAGGCTCTCGCATGCCAAAACGTACAGATTTAA
- the lspA gene encoding signal peptidase II, with amino-acid sequence MRYYLLAFVIIIIDQLTKFWVVANMELRESITVIENIFYITSHRNTGAAWGILAGKMTFFYIITAVVIVLICYYIQKFAKDSLLTGLALGLILGGAVGNFIDRIVRKEVVDFFDVYIGSYNYPIFNIADSALVVGVILVLIATILDERKQRRKKA; translated from the coding sequence ATGCGTTATTATTTGCTCGCATTTGTCATTATTATTATTGATCAATTAACAAAGTTTTGGGTTGTAGCAAATATGGAACTTCGGGAAAGTATTACAGTTATAGAAAATATCTTTTACATTACATCTCACCGAAATACAGGTGCTGCGTGGGGAATCTTAGCTGGTAAAATGACATTCTTTTATATTATAACTGCAGTTGTTATTGTTCTGATTTGTTATTACATACAAAAATTTGCTAAAGATAGTTTATTAACAGGTCTTGCATTAGGATTAATCTTAGGAGGAGCTGTTGGTAATTTTATTGATCGGATAGTACGCAAAGAAGTTGTTGATTTTTTTGATGTCTATATTGGTAGTTACAATTATCCGATTTTTAATATAGCAGATTCAGCTTTAGTTGTCGGCGTTATTCTGGTTTTAATTGCAACCATACTCGATGAAAGAAAACAAAGGAGAAAAAAGGCATGA
- a CDS encoding dihydroorotase: MQLIITNVKQLLPTNELKACEVKVKDGMIEEIADYIEKKPTDTLIDGQGNLIAPGFIDIHVHLREPGGGAKETVETGTKAAARGGFTTVCTMPNTRPVVDNPEILHQLNQKIADTASVRVLPYAAITQSLQGEKLTDMVSLKEAGAFAFTDDGVGVQTADQMLQAMNIAAKLNMPIVAHCEDNSLIHQGVVHEGEVSSRLGINGIPAVCESVQIARDVLLAEATGCHYHVCHVSTKESVRVIRDAKRAGIHVTAEVTPHHLLLNETHILDLDTNFKMNPPLRAKDDQQALFEGLLDGTIDFIATDHAPHTESEKQTDINKSPFGIVGLETAFALLYSHFVQTEKVTLKQLIDWLTIKPAEVFHLASGELKVGRAADLTLINLDQKWLIDKEKFYSKAKNTPFQNWEVTANPILTMVNGKIVYEEASYVKP; encoded by the coding sequence ATGCAACTAATTATCACGAACGTCAAGCAACTGTTACCAACTAATGAATTAAAAGCGTGTGAAGTAAAGGTCAAAGATGGAATGATTGAAGAGATAGCCGATTATATTGAAAAAAAACCAACAGATACACTGATTGATGGTCAAGGAAATCTCATTGCACCAGGTTTTATTGATATTCATGTTCATTTACGAGAACCTGGTGGTGGTGCAAAAGAAACGGTTGAAACAGGTACGAAGGCTGCTGCAAGAGGTGGATTTACAACTGTATGTACAATGCCAAATACGAGACCTGTTGTAGATAATCCGGAGATTTTACATCAATTGAACCAAAAGATAGCCGATACAGCATCTGTTCGTGTTTTACCGTACGCTGCGATCACACAAAGTTTACAAGGTGAAAAGCTAACAGATATGGTGAGTTTAAAAGAAGCTGGTGCCTTTGCTTTCACAGATGATGGCGTTGGTGTCCAAACAGCAGATCAGATGTTACAAGCGATGAATATTGCAGCAAAGCTGAACATGCCGATTGTGGCACATTGTGAAGATAATTCCTTAATTCATCAAGGGGTTGTCCATGAGGGTGAAGTGAGTAGTAGATTAGGAATCAATGGTATCCCTGCAGTATGTGAGTCGGTACAAATTGCTCGAGACGTATTATTAGCAGAAGCAACTGGTTGCCATTATCATGTCTGTCATGTCAGTACAAAAGAGTCCGTTCGGGTAATTCGTGATGCAAAACGAGCAGGAATCCATGTAACAGCAGAAGTAACACCACATCATTTGCTATTAAATGAAACGCATATTTTGGATTTGGATACGAATTTTAAGATGAATCCACCATTAAGAGCAAAAGATGATCAACAAGCGTTATTTGAAGGATTACTAGATGGAACAATAGATTTTATTGCAACAGATCATGCGCCGCACACTGAATCAGAAAAGCAAACAGATATCAATAAATCGCCATTTGGTATTGTCGGCTTAGAAACAGCTTTTGCTCTTTTATATAGCCATTTCGTACAAACAGAAAAAGTTACATTAAAGCAATTGATTGATTGGTTAACGATTAAGCCAGCAGAAGTATTTCATTTAGCATCTGGTGAGTTAAAAGTTGGACGTGCAGCTGATTTAACACTAATTAACCTCGATCAAAAATGGCTAATAGATAAAGAGAAGTTTTATTCAAAAGCGAAAAATACACCATTTCAAAATTGGGAAGTAACTGCTAATCCAATTCTAACAATGGTAAACGGAAAGATCGTCTATGAGGAGGCATCATATGTTAAACCGTAA
- a CDS encoding solute carrier family 23 protein — translation MTNSKMVMDVRDVPQKSKWLMLSLQHLFAMFGSTILVPFLTGLPPAVALISSGSGTLAYLLITRGKIPAYLGSSFAFIAPIGAAISESGVPGAMVGSFFAGLVYGILALLIGAFGLDWLMKILPPIVVGPVIIVIGLGLAPTAVDMAMNVDGSYSEKHFLVAVVTLAITIIGSLFFKGFFGLIPILIGIVSGYVFALTQGIVDTSALSASWSAIVSAGSIGGFLSAVFVLPEFVIPFKDYNPIDVFSWSIFWIMVPVSVVTIAEHIGDQMVLSKVVGRNFIKEPGLHRSILGDGVATLIASVLGGPPNTTYGENIGVLAITRVFSVFVIGGAAVLAVTFGFVGIVSDLISSIPTAVMGGVSILLFGIIAASGLRMLVDNQVDLGNNRNLIVASVILVIGIGGALVRFNVFGQSIEIQGMALAAITGVILNLVLPGKESGFGNGNMFKTEEQIEAENTK, via the coding sequence ATGACAAATTCAAAAATGGTAATGGACGTAAGAGATGTACCACAAAAATCAAAATGGTTAATGTTAAGTTTACAGCACTTATTCGCAATGTTTGGTTCTACAATTTTAGTACCTTTTCTAACCGGATTACCACCAGCAGTTGCACTTATATCAAGTGGATCAGGTACACTTGCTTACTTATTAATAACAAGAGGTAAAATTCCAGCATATCTAGGTTCCAGTTTCGCTTTTATCGCTCCAATTGGTGCTGCGATAAGTGAAAGTGGTGTTCCAGGGGCCATGGTTGGTAGTTTCTTTGCAGGTTTGGTTTACGGTATACTCGCACTTTTGATTGGTGCATTTGGATTAGACTGGTTAATGAAAATATTACCACCAATTGTCGTAGGTCCAGTTATTATCGTAATTGGTTTAGGTTTAGCACCTACAGCAGTAGATATGGCAATGAATGTTGATGGAAGTTATAGTGAAAAACACTTTCTTGTTGCAGTTGTAACATTAGCAATAACAATTATTGGCTCTTTATTTTTCAAAGGGTTCTTTGGACTTATTCCGATACTGATTGGTATCGTATCTGGTTACGTTTTCGCCTTAACACAAGGAATCGTTGATACATCTGCATTAAGTGCCTCATGGTCAGCTATTGTTAGTGCTGGCTCAATCGGAGGATTCTTATCAGCAGTTTTCGTTCTACCGGAGTTTGTTATACCATTTAAAGATTACAATCCGATAGATGTATTTAGCTGGAGTATATTTTGGATCATGGTCCCTGTATCAGTCGTTACGATTGCAGAACATATTGGTGACCAAATGGTTTTATCGAAAGTTGTTGGACGTAATTTCATTAAAGAGCCTGGATTACATCGTTCGATTCTAGGCGATGGTGTTGCAACATTAATCGCTTCTGTTTTAGGCGGACCACCAAACACAACATATGGTGAAAATATTGGTGTCTTAGCTATTACGCGTGTGTTTAGCGTCTTCGTTATCGGTGGTGCAGCAGTTCTAGCAGTTACATTCGGTTTTGTCGGTATCGTCTCAGATCTAATAAGCTCGATACCAACAGCTGTAATGGGCGGTGTTTCGATTCTATTGTTCGGTATTATTGCAGCAAGTGGTTTACGAATGTTAGTTGATAATCAAGTTGATTTAGGAAATAACCGAAACTTAATCGTAGCATCAGTCATTTTAGTAATTGGAATTGGAGGAGCGTTAGTACGTTTCAATGTTTTTGGACAAAGTATTGAGATTCAAGGCATGGCATTAGCTGCCATTACAGGAGTTATTCTTAATCTAGTATTACCAGGCAAAGAGTCAGGCTTTGGTAATGGAAATATGTTCAAAACGGAAGAACAAATAGAAGCAGAAAATACAAAATAG
- a CDS encoding MFS transporter, whose product MGQFRNYHRNIKIRIGQIFLSDMVAGAIFPFIAIYFATYFGSAITGLLLIINVVVGLIVGLYGGYYADIMGRKKLMVIAGLIRMIAFIVMAVANSPLLTSPELTFLMAVLITASFGLDGPAADAMIIDITKPSERKGVYALIYWSFNLAFAVGGIVGALTFNHYLFELLVIMVITSIAANVLVIFFISETMEKKEKPIETNVLKSMFTSYKDVAGDKLFLLFVFAGLLLQSMENQMENYIAIRLNNEMPLQTILGFPFSGVEMVGFLKSENTILVVFLTVFVTRWVVKQKEGPIFLWSIGIFTLGYVGISYFNNIWLLFAFMVLATIGELMRVPIQSDFLASIPTDDKRSSYMAVYGLVFNGSMMISSFFVTLGGIFSSEIMSTLILFCGFLSFMLMKRIMVDLKNRRDAQLID is encoded by the coding sequence ATGGGTCAATTTCGAAATTATCACCGCAATATTAAAATCCGTATTGGACAAATATTTTTATCAGATATGGTAGCTGGTGCAATATTTCCATTTATCGCAATTTATTTTGCTACATACTTTGGTTCAGCTATTACTGGACTTTTACTCATTATTAATGTAGTCGTTGGACTTATTGTTGGATTATATGGGGGCTATTATGCCGATATCATGGGCAGAAAAAAATTAATGGTTATAGCTGGCCTGATAAGAATGATTGCTTTTATCGTCATGGCTGTTGCAAATTCACCATTACTAACTTCACCTGAATTAACATTTTTAATGGCAGTACTTATTACCGCATCATTTGGTTTAGATGGTCCTGCAGCTGACGCAATGATTATTGATATTACAAAACCTTCCGAAAGAAAAGGTGTATATGCACTTATTTATTGGAGTTTCAATCTTGCTTTTGCTGTTGGTGGTATTGTCGGTGCCTTAACATTTAATCATTATCTATTCGAATTATTAGTCATTATGGTAATCACAAGTATAGCAGCTAATGTTTTAGTTATCTTTTTCATCTCAGAAACAATGGAGAAAAAAGAAAAACCAATTGAAACCAATGTGTTAAAAAGTATGTTCACCAGTTATAAAGATGTCGCTGGAGATAAGTTATTCTTACTATTTGTATTTGCCGGGCTATTATTGCAATCTATGGAAAATCAAATGGAAAACTATATTGCAATTCGGTTAAACAATGAGATGCCACTCCAAACCATTTTAGGATTTCCTTTTTCAGGGGTAGAAATGGTCGGGTTTCTTAAATCTGAAAATACAATACTTGTTGTTTTCTTAACTGTATTTGTAACAAGATGGGTAGTAAAACAAAAAGAAGGCCCCATTTTCCTTTGGTCAATTGGCATATTCACATTAGGCTATGTAGGTATCAGTTATTTCAATAATATTTGGCTATTGTTTGCCTTTATGGTTCTTGCAACAATCGGAGAATTGATGCGTGTACCTATACAATCGGATTTCTTAGCTAGTATTCCGACAGATGATAAGAGGAGTTCTTACATGGCTGTCTATGGATTAGTCTTTAATGGATCGATGATGATTAGTTCATTTTTTGTTACCTTAGGTGGCATATTCTCTAGTGAAATTATGTCTACACTTATTCTTTTTTGTGGATTTTTGAGCTTTATGCTAATGAAACGTATTATGGTCGACTTAAAAAACAGACGCGATGCACAATTGATCGATTAA
- a CDS encoding RluA family pseudouridine synthase, which produces MTENKLIVSSEQDGERIDKVLTEIIKEASRSQVQAWIKEGYVLVDDATVKSNYKCEEGTTITWQVPEPETIDLIAEDIPLDIIYEDKDLLVVNKARGMVVHPSAGHRGGTLVNALLYHCDDLSGINDVIRPGIVHRIDRDTSGLLMVAKNDQAHRALAEQLEAKTVKRSYEAIVHGAVPHEYGTIDAPLGRDPKDRQKIAVVSGGKAAVTHFEVIERIGDKFTHVKCVLETGRTHQIRVHMKYIGFPLVGDPKYGPRKIIAMGGQALHAKELGFEHPRTKEWMHFEVEPPKDFQEGLKKIKEIR; this is translated from the coding sequence ATGACAGAGAATAAATTGATCGTATCTTCAGAACAAGATGGGGAGCGAATTGATAAAGTATTAACCGAAATTATTAAAGAAGCATCACGTTCGCAAGTTCAAGCGTGGATTAAAGAAGGCTACGTACTTGTAGATGATGCTACTGTAAAGAGTAATTATAAGTGTGAAGAAGGCACTACCATAACATGGCAGGTACCAGAACCAGAAACAATTGATCTTATTGCTGAGGATATTCCATTAGATATTATCTATGAAGATAAAGACTTACTCGTTGTTAATAAGGCAAGAGGGATGGTCGTGCATCCATCAGCAGGTCATAGAGGTGGAACGCTAGTAAATGCATTATTATATCACTGTGATGATTTATCTGGGATAAATGATGTTATTCGTCCAGGTATTGTACATCGAATTGATCGTGACACAAGTGGCCTATTAATGGTTGCTAAAAATGATCAAGCTCATCGTGCATTAGCTGAACAACTGGAAGCTAAAACGGTCAAACGGTCTTATGAAGCGATTGTTCATGGTGCAGTTCCACACGAATACGGTACGATTGATGCACCACTAGGACGTGATCCAAAAGATAGACAAAAGATTGCTGTCGTCTCAGGTGGCAAAGCAGCCGTTACCCACTTTGAAGTGATCGAGCGTATTGGTGATAAGTTTACACATGTAAAATGTGTGTTAGAAACAGGTAGAACACATCAAATTCGTGTTCATATGAAATACATTGGCTTCCCGTTAGTAGGTGATCCAAAGTATGGTCCACGCAAAATTATTGCGATGGGTGGACAAGCTCTTCACGCAAAAGAATTAGGTTTTGAACATCCACGTACTAAAGAATGGATGCACTTTGAAGTTGAACCACCAAAAGATTTTCAAGAAGGTTTAAAAAAGATCAAAGAAATTCGTTGA
- a CDS encoding aspartate carbamoyltransferase catalytic subunit, producing the protein MKHFVSMKGLSEHELMRLMKIASDIEENGIAPFSEQFFVGNLFFEPSTRTKMSFIVAQKRLGIEALDFHAETSSVKKGETVYDTAKTFESIGASLLVVRHPEDDAVQQLADQLSIPVINAGDGAGEHPTQSLLDLYTMYQEFDRFKGLNVAIIGDIKHSRVARSNALALQTLGANVYLSAKPEWQDDTLPFPYINIDDAVTLADVVMLLRVQTERHQEEDYPQEKTYLEKYGLTVEREQKMLAHAIIMHPAPVNRGVEIDDTLVEAKRSRIFKQMKNGVTVRMAVIHHLLQTGGITHATNYHERQATVTN; encoded by the coding sequence ATGAAACATTTTGTCTCGATGAAGGGTTTATCTGAACATGAATTGATGCGGTTAATGAAAATAGCAAGCGATATTGAGGAAAATGGAATTGCACCATTTTCAGAGCAATTCTTTGTTGGGAATTTATTTTTTGAACCTAGTACGAGAACGAAAATGAGTTTTATTGTGGCGCAGAAAAGACTAGGCATCGAAGCACTTGATTTTCATGCTGAAACTTCTAGTGTTAAAAAAGGGGAAACAGTCTATGATACTGCTAAAACATTTGAATCAATAGGCGCTTCTCTTCTGGTAGTGAGGCATCCAGAAGATGATGCTGTTCAACAACTAGCTGATCAGCTGTCGATCCCTGTTATAAATGCTGGTGATGGAGCTGGTGAACATCCAACACAATCATTACTAGACTTATACACAATGTATCAAGAGTTTGATAGATTCAAAGGTCTCAATGTTGCGATTATTGGAGATATAAAACATAGCCGTGTTGCTCGATCAAATGCTTTAGCTTTACAAACGTTGGGAGCAAATGTCTACCTTTCAGCTAAGCCTGAATGGCAGGATGACACGTTACCTTTTCCATATATAAATATTGATGATGCCGTTACACTAGCTGATGTGGTTATGCTACTTCGCGTCCAAACGGAAAGACATCAAGAAGAAGACTATCCTCAAGAAAAAACATATCTCGAAAAATATGGCTTAACAGTAGAACGAGAACAAAAAATGTTAGCTCATGCAATTATTATGCATCCGGCGCCAGTTAATCGAGGTGTAGAAATAGATGATACGTTAGTAGAGGCGAAAAGATCACGCATCTTCAAACAGATGAAAAATGGTGTAACGGTAAGAATGGCTGTTATTCATCATTTACTTCAAACAGGGGGAATTACACATGCAACTAATTATCACGAACGTCAAGCAACTGTTACCAACTAA